Proteins from one Sarcophilus harrisii chromosome 2, mSarHar1.11, whole genome shotgun sequence genomic window:
- the DDIT4 gene encoding DNA damage-inducible transcript 4 protein encodes MPGLWDRFSSSSSRPSSPEQPQQPPAWATAARGEGLGRCASLESSDCESLDSRHSSFGPEEETEYPDEASLPDLELLSDPEDEHLCSSLMQLLQETLSQARLGSKRPARLLMPAQLVAQVGKELLRLAYSEPCGLRGALLDVCVEQGKGCHSVEQLAVDPSLVPTFQLTLVLRLDSRLWPKIQGLFSAGPSSFAPGFSQSLSLSTGFRVIKKKLYSSEQLLIEEC; translated from the exons ATGCCAGGGCTCTGGGACCGCTTTTCCTCCTCGTCCTCGCGGCCCTCCTCTCCGGAGCAGCCGCAGCAGCCCCCGGCCTGGGCGACGGCGGCCCGAGGGGAAGGGCTGGGCCGCTGCGCGAGCCTGGAAAGCTCCGACTGCGAGTCCCTGGACAGCCGCCACAGCAGCTTCGGCCCGGAGGAAG AGACGGAGTACCCGGACGAAGCGTCGCTCCCCGACTTGGAGCTGCTCAGCGACCCCGAGGACGAGCACCTCTGCAGCAGCCTGATGCAGCTGCTGCAGGAGACGCTGAGCCAGGCCCGGCTGGGCAGCAAGCGCCCGGCGCGCCTGCTCATGCCCGCTCAGCTGGTGGCGCAGGTGGGCAAGGAGCTCCTGCGCCTGGCCTACAGCGAGCCCTGCGGCCTGCGGGGGGCCCTGCTGGACGTGTGCGTGGAGCAGGGCAAGGGCTGCCACAGCGTGGAGCAGCTGGCCGTGGACCCCAGCCTGGTGCCCACCTTCCAGCTGACGCTGGTGCTGAGGCTGGACTCCCGCCTCTGGCCCAAGATCCAGGGGCTCTTCAGCGCGGGGCCGTCCTCCTTCGCGCCCGGCTTCAGCCAGTCCCTCTCGCTGAGCACCGGCTTCCGCGTCATCAAGAAGAAGCTGTACAGCTCGGAGCAGCTGCTCATCGAGGAGTGCTGA